In Citrus sinensis cultivar Valencia sweet orange chromosome 4, DVS_A1.0, whole genome shotgun sequence, one DNA window encodes the following:
- the LOC102630777 gene encoding potassium transporter 6 isoform X1: MDRETGVYQNLVKKESWRTVLTLAYQSLGVVYGDLSTSPLYVYKSTFAEDIKHSETNEEIFGALSFIFWTLTLVPLLKYVFIVLRADDNGEGGTFALYSLLCRHARVNSLPNGQLADEELSEYKKDVSSLGPKSSFGSKLKSTLESYRVLQRFLLVLTLIGTCMVIGDGVLTPALSVFSAVSGLELSTAKEHHKYVEVPVACIILIGLFALQHYGTHRVGFLFAPVVLIWLLCISAIGLYNIFHWNPHVYQALSPCYMYKFVKKTQKGGWMSLGGILLCITGSEAMFADLGHFSQLSIKVSPVIAFNIVLIAFTSLVYPSLILAYMGQAAYLSQHHVLDNDYRIGFYVSVPEKLRWPVLVIAILAAVVGSQAIITGTFSIIKQCSALGCFPRVKIVHTSSKIHGQIYIPEINWILMILCLAVTIGFRDTKRMGNASGLAVITVMLVTTCLMSLVIVLCWQKSVFFAICFVFFFGTIEALYFSASLIKFLEGAWVPIALAFIFLIVMCVWHYGTLKKYEFDLQNKVSINWLLSLGPSLGIVRVRGIGLIHTELVSGIPAIFSHFVTNLPAFHQVLVFLCIKSVPVPHVRPEERFLVGHIGPRQYRIYRCIVRYGYRDVHKDDMEFEKDLVCSIAEFIRSGSVGINGANEDPYKDDDKMTVVGTCSSHTEGIQMSEDDVIVNIDSPGTSELREIQSPTQIKPKKRVRFVVPESPKIDREAMKELQELMEAREAGIAYILGHSYVKAKQGSSALKKLVINYGYEFLRRNTRVPSYALSVPHASTLEVGMIYHV, from the exons ATGGATCGGGAAACTGGGGTTTATCAGAATCTTGTTAAG AAAGAATCTTGGAGAACGGTGTTAACTTTAGCATATCAAAGTCTTGGGGTTGTCTACGGAGATTTAAGCACTTCACCATTATATGTCTACAAAAGTACATTTGCTGAAGATATTAAACACTCAGAGACAAACGAAGAAATATTTGGAGctttatctttcattttttggaCTTTAACTCTGGTTCCTTTGCTTAAGTATGTGTTTATAGTGCTTAGAGCTGATGATAATGGTGAAGGAGGAACTTTTGCTTTGTATTCTTTGCTGTGTCGACATGCCCGAGTTAACTCACTGCCTAATGGCCAGTTGGCTGATGAGGAACTCAGTGAGTATAAGAAGGATGTTAGTAGTTTGGGACCAAAAAGTAGTTTTGGCTCAAAGTTGAAATCCACTTTAGAGAGTTATAGGGTGTTGCAGAGATTTTTGCTTGTATTGACATTGATTGGGACATGTATGGTGATTGGTGATGGTGTGCTCACTCCAGCTCTTTCTG TTTTTTCTGCAGTGTCAGGGCTTGAGCTTTCCACGGCCAAGGAGCATCACAAGT ATGTAGAAGTTCCAGTTGCTTGCATCATATTGATAGGCCTGTTTGCCCTTCAGCATTATGGCACACACAGGGTTGGATTCTTGTTTGCACCTGTGGTTTTGATTTGGCTTCTATGCATCAGTGCCATTGGCCTGTATAATATCTTTCACTGGAACCCTCATGTATATCAAGCACTTTCTCCCTGTTACATGTATAAATTTGTGAAGAAAACTCAGAAAGGAGGTTGGATGTCCTTGGGTGgaattttattgtgtataACAG gCTCTGAAGCTATGTTTGCTGATCTTGGACATTTTTCACAATTGTCAATCAAG GTGTCTCCAGTCATTGCCTTTAACATAGTTTTG ATTGCATTCACCTCTTTGGTGTATCCATCCTTGATTCTTGCATACATGGGTCAAGCTGCCTATCTATCACAGCATCATGTACTTGACAATGATTACCGAATTGGATTTTATGTGTCTGTACCAG AGAAACTGAGATGGCCAGTTCTAGTTATAGCCATTCTTGCTGCAGTAGTGGGAAGTCAGGCCATCATCACTGGAACTTTCTCAATCATCAAGCAATGCTCGGCTCTAGGTTGCTTCCCACGAGTCAAAATAGTCCACACATCATCCAAAATCCATGGTCAGATCTACATACCGGAGATTAATTGGATCTTGATGATATTATGCTTAGCCGTTACTATCGGCTTTAGAGACACAAAACGAATGGGCAATGCATCAG GTCTGGCAGTCATAACTGTAATGCTGGTCACCACCTGCCTAATGTCTCTAGTAATCGTCCTATGCTGGCAGAAGAGTGTCTTTTTCGCAATATGTTTTGTGTTCTTCTTTGGCACAATTGAAGCTCTTTACTTCTCAGCTTCTCTCATCAAGTTCCTCGAAGGAGCGTGGGTTCCAATTGCCCTTGCATTTATCTTCCTGATTGTCATGTGTGTGTGGCACTATGGCACCCTCAAAAAGTACGAGTTTGATCTGCAAAACAAGGTCTCCATCAACTGGCTACTTAGTTTAGGTCCTAGCCTAGGCATTGTACGGGTTCGTGGCATTGGCCTCATACACACTGAGCTTGTCTCTGGAATCCCTGCAATCTTCTCCCACTTTGTCACCAACCTTCCGGCCTTCCACCAGGTTTTAGTCTTCCTTTGTATTAAATCCGTGCCAGTTCCTCATGTTAGACCAGAGGAGAGGTTCCTAGTTGGTCATATTGGTCCAAGACAGTATAGAATCTATAGGTGCATTGTAAGATATGGATATCGTGATGTTCACAAAGATGACATGGAATTCGAGAAGGATCTTGTCTGTAGTATTGCAGAGTTCATACGCTCAGGAAGTGTTGGAATCAATGGTGCAAATGAAGATCCGTATAAAGATGATGACAAAATGACAGTTGTGGGTACATGCTCTAGCCATACAGAAGGGATTCAAATGAGTGAAGATGATGTCATAGTAAACATAGACTCCCCTGGCACGTCAGAATTAAGAGAGATACAGTCGCCAACCCAAATCAAACCGAAGAAAAGAGTGCGATTTGTTGTACCCGAAAGCCCAAAAATTGACAGGGAGGCAATGAAAGAACTACAGGAACTTATGGAAGCTAGGGAAGCTGGGATAGCTTACATATTAGGTCACTCGTACGTAAAAGCGAAGCAAGGGTCAAGTGCACTAAAGAAGcttgtaataaattatggaTATGAGTTCTTGAGGAGGAACACCAGGGTACCGTCGTATGCGTTAAGTGTACCGCATGCATCTACGCTGGAAGTGGGAATGATATACCATGTATGA
- the LOC102630777 gene encoding potassium transporter 6 isoform X2: MDRETGVYQNLVKKESWRTVLTLAYQSLGVVYGDLSTSPLYVYKSTFAEDIKHSETNEEIFGALSFIFWTLTLVPLLKYVFIVLRADDNGEGGTFALYSLLCRHARVNSLPNGQLADEELSEYKKDVSSLGPKSSFGSKLKSTLESYRVLQRFLLVLTLIGTCMVIGDGVLTPALSVFSAVSGLELSTAKEHHKYVEVPVACIILIGLFALQHYGTHRVGFLFAPVVLIWLLCISAIGLYNIFHWNPHVYQALSPCYMYKFVKKTQKGGWMSLGGILLCITGSEAMFADLGHFSQLSIKIAFTSLVYPSLILAYMGQAAYLSQHHVLDNDYRIGFYVSVPEKLRWPVLVIAILAAVVGSQAIITGTFSIIKQCSALGCFPRVKIVHTSSKIHGQIYIPEINWILMILCLAVTIGFRDTKRMGNASGLAVITVMLVTTCLMSLVIVLCWQKSVFFAICFVFFFGTIEALYFSASLIKFLEGAWVPIALAFIFLIVMCVWHYGTLKKYEFDLQNKVSINWLLSLGPSLGIVRVRGIGLIHTELVSGIPAIFSHFVTNLPAFHQVLVFLCIKSVPVPHVRPEERFLVGHIGPRQYRIYRCIVRYGYRDVHKDDMEFEKDLVCSIAEFIRSGSVGINGANEDPYKDDDKMTVVGTCSSHTEGIQMSEDDVIVNIDSPGTSELREIQSPTQIKPKKRVRFVVPESPKIDREAMKELQELMEAREAGIAYILGHSYVKAKQGSSALKKLVINYGYEFLRRNTRVPSYALSVPHASTLEVGMIYHV; encoded by the exons ATGGATCGGGAAACTGGGGTTTATCAGAATCTTGTTAAG AAAGAATCTTGGAGAACGGTGTTAACTTTAGCATATCAAAGTCTTGGGGTTGTCTACGGAGATTTAAGCACTTCACCATTATATGTCTACAAAAGTACATTTGCTGAAGATATTAAACACTCAGAGACAAACGAAGAAATATTTGGAGctttatctttcattttttggaCTTTAACTCTGGTTCCTTTGCTTAAGTATGTGTTTATAGTGCTTAGAGCTGATGATAATGGTGAAGGAGGAACTTTTGCTTTGTATTCTTTGCTGTGTCGACATGCCCGAGTTAACTCACTGCCTAATGGCCAGTTGGCTGATGAGGAACTCAGTGAGTATAAGAAGGATGTTAGTAGTTTGGGACCAAAAAGTAGTTTTGGCTCAAAGTTGAAATCCACTTTAGAGAGTTATAGGGTGTTGCAGAGATTTTTGCTTGTATTGACATTGATTGGGACATGTATGGTGATTGGTGATGGTGTGCTCACTCCAGCTCTTTCTG TTTTTTCTGCAGTGTCAGGGCTTGAGCTTTCCACGGCCAAGGAGCATCACAAGT ATGTAGAAGTTCCAGTTGCTTGCATCATATTGATAGGCCTGTTTGCCCTTCAGCATTATGGCACACACAGGGTTGGATTCTTGTTTGCACCTGTGGTTTTGATTTGGCTTCTATGCATCAGTGCCATTGGCCTGTATAATATCTTTCACTGGAACCCTCATGTATATCAAGCACTTTCTCCCTGTTACATGTATAAATTTGTGAAGAAAACTCAGAAAGGAGGTTGGATGTCCTTGGGTGgaattttattgtgtataACAG gCTCTGAAGCTATGTTTGCTGATCTTGGACATTTTTCACAATTGTCAATCAAG ATTGCATTCACCTCTTTGGTGTATCCATCCTTGATTCTTGCATACATGGGTCAAGCTGCCTATCTATCACAGCATCATGTACTTGACAATGATTACCGAATTGGATTTTATGTGTCTGTACCAG AGAAACTGAGATGGCCAGTTCTAGTTATAGCCATTCTTGCTGCAGTAGTGGGAAGTCAGGCCATCATCACTGGAACTTTCTCAATCATCAAGCAATGCTCGGCTCTAGGTTGCTTCCCACGAGTCAAAATAGTCCACACATCATCCAAAATCCATGGTCAGATCTACATACCGGAGATTAATTGGATCTTGATGATATTATGCTTAGCCGTTACTATCGGCTTTAGAGACACAAAACGAATGGGCAATGCATCAG GTCTGGCAGTCATAACTGTAATGCTGGTCACCACCTGCCTAATGTCTCTAGTAATCGTCCTATGCTGGCAGAAGAGTGTCTTTTTCGCAATATGTTTTGTGTTCTTCTTTGGCACAATTGAAGCTCTTTACTTCTCAGCTTCTCTCATCAAGTTCCTCGAAGGAGCGTGGGTTCCAATTGCCCTTGCATTTATCTTCCTGATTGTCATGTGTGTGTGGCACTATGGCACCCTCAAAAAGTACGAGTTTGATCTGCAAAACAAGGTCTCCATCAACTGGCTACTTAGTTTAGGTCCTAGCCTAGGCATTGTACGGGTTCGTGGCATTGGCCTCATACACACTGAGCTTGTCTCTGGAATCCCTGCAATCTTCTCCCACTTTGTCACCAACCTTCCGGCCTTCCACCAGGTTTTAGTCTTCCTTTGTATTAAATCCGTGCCAGTTCCTCATGTTAGACCAGAGGAGAGGTTCCTAGTTGGTCATATTGGTCCAAGACAGTATAGAATCTATAGGTGCATTGTAAGATATGGATATCGTGATGTTCACAAAGATGACATGGAATTCGAGAAGGATCTTGTCTGTAGTATTGCAGAGTTCATACGCTCAGGAAGTGTTGGAATCAATGGTGCAAATGAAGATCCGTATAAAGATGATGACAAAATGACAGTTGTGGGTACATGCTCTAGCCATACAGAAGGGATTCAAATGAGTGAAGATGATGTCATAGTAAACATAGACTCCCCTGGCACGTCAGAATTAAGAGAGATACAGTCGCCAACCCAAATCAAACCGAAGAAAAGAGTGCGATTTGTTGTACCCGAAAGCCCAAAAATTGACAGGGAGGCAATGAAAGAACTACAGGAACTTATGGAAGCTAGGGAAGCTGGGATAGCTTACATATTAGGTCACTCGTACGTAAAAGCGAAGCAAGGGTCAAGTGCACTAAAGAAGcttgtaataaattatggaTATGAGTTCTTGAGGAGGAACACCAGGGTACCGTCGTATGCGTTAAGTGTACCGCATGCATCTACGCTGGAAGTGGGAATGATATACCATGTATGA